The proteins below come from a single Gimesia alba genomic window:
- a CDS encoding BlaI/MecI/CopY family transcriptional regulator: MAPEGTLTPAQFEIMNVVWNHARQGATVAEIWREISESREVSRTTILNLVDRLEKRGWLKRREGQGVNRFVGTLSRDKTASLLTGDFVDDFFGGSASELVMSLLGSKRLKPDEIQQLERLIEDYTSQAKSPEQNERKAPRNDR; encoded by the coding sequence TACTCTAACTCCCGCGCAATTTGAAATCATGAACGTGGTCTGGAATCATGCGCGACAAGGTGCGACAGTCGCTGAGATCTGGCGGGAAATCTCGGAATCGCGCGAGGTGTCTCGGACCACAATCCTGAATTTAGTTGACCGGTTAGAAAAACGCGGCTGGTTAAAACGGCGAGAGGGACAAGGAGTCAATCGCTTTGTTGGAACGTTAAGTCGCGACAAGACCGCTTCCCTACTCACGGGTGATTTCGTAGACGACTTCTTTGGAGGATCAGCCAGCGAACTCGTCATGAGTCTATTGGGTTCGAAGCGACTCAAGCCTGATGAGATCCAGCAATTGGAACGACTGATTGAAGACTACACATCCCAGGCAAAATCGCCGGAACAAAACGAGAGAAAGGCCCCCCGGAATGATCGTTGA
- a CDS encoding M56 family metallopeptidase encodes MPINFSAEPADISAIDVASQTETTELRFSAQTTPNIETDSAWKSNDVSTRVGEKPGTFLSNSPFSQWWSLFILAVLSIWLVGTLLAVSRFVRGYFLVFRLRPSLRSVSAETQQHVNELARQFDLRNTPQCFESTYVPTPLIMGLCKPMVVLPAGIDECVNSMQLRAMLIHELAHIARRDQWIGLLQRVVTILFWWQPLLYRLNSQLSSVREVLCDNHVIQQQENRLEYARALVALASRIALPSRLPVTIGLLEQSDGLKTRVTRLLDNQQTNEIHMNLGSLSSVAVFCLSATLLFVTTTIRAAHAAPPDKDSHTATVSSKEIRVSSTEELHRALNNAKPGTTILLAPGKYQGGLSLNNLQGTAKLPIRISAADPDQRPIIEGGNTCLHLINPAYVELQHLILKGARSNGLNIDDGGSKETPAHHVVLRGLTIQDIGSNRNHDGIKLSGLNDFLIQNCTVKRWGKNGSGIDMVGCQRGTVSECTFRDGDKIYGNGVQMKGGSRNIRVSHCRFENAGGRAINIGGSTGLEYFRPRPAGFEAKDITVADCTFIGSMAAVAFVGVDGAHVHHNTIYRPTRWVLRILQENKNDSFVPSRKGRFTNNLVVLRSDEIGEVINIGPRTAPDTFQFADNWWYCLNRPEKTQRLVRLPTQETGGTYGRDPKLNDMSAGDLQLHSDSPASDAGPRRQSRP; translated from the coding sequence ATGCCAATCAACTTCTCAGCAGAACCAGCAGACATTTCAGCGATTGATGTCGCTTCTCAAACAGAAACAACCGAACTGCGGTTCTCTGCTCAGACAACACCGAATATAGAGACTGACTCCGCCTGGAAATCAAACGATGTTTCAACAAGGGTTGGGGAGAAACCTGGCACGTTTTTGTCCAACTCTCCTTTTTCTCAATGGTGGTCTCTTTTCATTCTTGCTGTTCTATCCATCTGGCTTGTGGGAACTCTACTTGCAGTGTCCCGTTTCGTCCGAGGTTATTTCCTCGTTTTCCGCTTGCGTCCTAGCTTACGATCAGTGTCAGCAGAAACACAACAACACGTCAATGAACTCGCTCGGCAATTTGATTTGCGGAATACTCCACAGTGTTTTGAATCCACATATGTGCCAACGCCGCTGATAATGGGTTTATGCAAACCGATGGTTGTGCTGCCTGCTGGAATCGATGAGTGCGTCAACAGCATGCAACTCAGAGCCATGCTGATCCATGAACTCGCACATATTGCACGACGTGACCAGTGGATTGGCTTGTTGCAGCGTGTGGTAACGATTCTATTTTGGTGGCAGCCACTGCTGTACCGTTTAAATTCACAGCTCTCTTCAGTACGAGAAGTCTTGTGTGATAACCATGTCATTCAGCAACAAGAAAACCGTCTCGAATATGCACGCGCGTTAGTAGCACTGGCCAGCCGCATCGCACTCCCCAGCAGGCTGCCGGTAACCATCGGTCTGCTGGAGCAGAGTGACGGGCTGAAAACGCGAGTGACTCGCTTGCTAGACAATCAGCAAACAAATGAAATCCATATGAATCTAGGGAGTCTTTCAAGTGTGGCTGTGTTCTGTCTCTCCGCAACACTCCTGTTTGTAACGACGACAATTCGAGCTGCGCATGCTGCACCGCCAGACAAAGATTCTCACACCGCGACAGTCAGCTCAAAAGAAATTCGGGTGAGTAGCACAGAGGAATTGCATCGTGCCCTCAATAACGCGAAACCGGGAACAACAATTCTCCTCGCGCCAGGCAAGTATCAGGGAGGCCTGAGTCTAAACAACCTGCAGGGAACAGCGAAGCTGCCGATTCGCATTTCTGCTGCTGACCCCGATCAGCGGCCGATCATCGAAGGTGGGAATACCTGCCTGCATCTCATCAATCCAGCGTATGTAGAACTACAACACCTCATTCTCAAAGGTGCTCGCTCGAATGGCCTGAATATTGACGATGGCGGCTCGAAAGAAACCCCCGCCCATCATGTTGTGTTACGCGGCTTGACCATTCAAGACATCGGTTCTAACCGCAACCATGATGGCATCAAGCTCTCTGGATTGAATGATTTTCTCATTCAGAATTGCACGGTCAAACGTTGGGGCAAAAATGGGTCGGGCATTGACATGGTCGGCTGTCAACGTGGCACGGTTTCCGAATGCACGTTCCGCGATGGTGACAAAATCTATGGTAACGGCGTGCAAATGAAAGGGGGAAGCCGAAATATTAGAGTCAGCCACTGCCGCTTTGAAAATGCCGGCGGCCGCGCCATTAATATTGGTGGAAGCACGGGACTTGAATATTTTCGCCCTCGGCCCGCTGGATTTGAAGCCAAAGATATTACTGTAGCAGATTGCACGTTCATCGGTTCCATGGCCGCCGTGGCCTTTGTCGGCGTGGATGGCGCCCACGTGCATCACAATACCATTTATCGCCCAACCCGCTGGGTCTTACGGATTCTTCAAGAAAACAAGAACGACTCATTCGTCCCTTCTCGCAAAGGACGATTTACAAACAATCTCGTTGTACTGCGTTCAGACGAAATTGGTGAAGTCATCAACATCGGCCCCCGGACAGCGCCGGATACGTTCCAGTTCGCAGACAACTGGTGGTACTGCCTGAACCGGCCAGAGAAAACACAACGGCTGGTACGCTTACCAACACAGGAAACCGGCGGCACGTATGGGCGAGATCCCAAGTTAAATGATATGAGTGCAGGTGATCTTCAACTCCACTCCGATAGCCCGGCGTCTGATGCTGGGCCGCGCCGGCAGAGTCGTCCATAA
- a CDS encoding right-handed parallel beta-helix repeat-containing protein, whose translation MFASLWLSSLKRQLRPCFLRSARARRNHRHQLPSTQALVTRNAAERLEDRTLLTTFTVVNTDDSGAGSLRDAIEQANASSGADTITFDAGLAGQTIVVSTEMQITNDLTITGLGADQLTLDGNGDSRIFNIDDGHKTSAIDVFLEGLSLTNGYFHSESGSIFEDKGGAIYSSENLTVTHSSFSGNTAREGGAIFHLGAMLTVTQSDFFENEVTASGGAIFNEGGPMTIIECHFSLNRALGNGGGAVHHERTFPWQPEEELVVISNSEFTGNHAKFHGGAFFMRNGVASVSGSQFTENTADFPGGAICNIFGTLSVEESTFLRNATDFSGGAINSNGDLTVRASTFSRNTAKVSGGAIYVQGAGFSIFNSTISRNVAASTGGGIFFAGHSPFLVMNSTIILNESKLSGAGLYQSGAETASITNTIIAGNSTPFFTNTQVAGNFVDNSNIIQESSTGLLDTVLRDNGGPTQTHALLADSPAINAGDNSAILSAGIFTDQRGLGYPRIVGGTVDVGAFEYLGSHLLVDSATDTDDGDYSVGNLSLREAIKLSNDSATTETITFDASLFDQTLMLFNELVITDDVTIIGHGAEHLTLSGDGTRRLFRIDDGDAETSISVDLSEFTLTNGFANVTSGGAIHSLETLSISDVLFTDNQASVFSGPIHGGSYGGAIYSAGDLTVTNSTFVRNSADWYGGAIYSTEGLLSITGCDFTENQTSYSGGAILVQNGDLTVSSSTFTENSSDTLGGGIYIKDGLLTVSDTVFTENSSGTGGAIYHQISSSFSPVLTELSITNCTFQGNTAESRGGALHYLSDVRFYSSYHNAYIEDCLFTENSASSGGSLSFDAENVLVTGSTFFKNSASSYGGAVYSDCRNLTIQNSLFEKNSTNSSGGALYIFRGSLVLQNSTLSGNTALVVGGGITFYQTSGAWEIVNSTLTGNAAARVGGGIYSLPGSMGTISNTIIAGNSASSTPQVIPWFTRVNSIIQDSIEGLLDPVLRDNGGLTKTHALLPGSAAIDGGDDTALENVNLSIINRREATDDQRGTGFERFVGESIDIGAFEVQHPFAQVDLRIVDSKTSTQINGESTSLPDNLTWIDEWSGFWLEIWISTPSTTDLGLLSAAMNLSYNTAITTATSIEYGAAFTVNQTGTINDLTGTIENLSAESNLTDAGDDQRVLFARIRFESTTDDGIDLDLAGQIQISQSPEFKIHNTEILLTGGVTSEEVHGASPDTRVWANPYDLDDNDAVNIRDLVLFINVYNSDPRVSNSDYSWFADLDQNNSVNFRDLVSFIGNYGKSKARQSTINYPQNFPNAWNKHLTVDPVLLPQVDARPVDQADAESVLDGVVEYLEPQLSTEDNEKLAQVNIEVVDLEDGVLSNTVHGTIYVDVNAAGYGWFVDDTPGDNSEFYSSGLLSLTSFPFSDALGKIDLWTVIMHELGHLLGHEHETDGVMQDTLAPSVRRLPDWADEADSFFSDLTEDTDLIAF comes from the coding sequence ATGTTTGCATCGCTGTGGCTTTCTTCTCTGAAGCGCCAACTCCGCCCCTGTTTTTTGCGCAGCGCCCGCGCCCGCCGCAATCATCGACACCAGCTTCCGTCAACCCAGGCACTGGTCACCCGTAATGCTGCCGAGAGGTTGGAAGACCGCACACTGCTGACGACGTTTACGGTCGTGAATACAGACGACTCGGGAGCAGGGAGTTTGCGCGACGCCATCGAACAGGCCAACGCAAGTTCCGGTGCCGATACGATTACGTTTGATGCTGGGCTGGCAGGGCAGACGATTGTTGTTTCCACTGAGATGCAGATCACCAACGACCTGACCATCACCGGCCTGGGCGCTGATCAGTTGACGCTGGATGGAAATGGCGACAGTCGGATATTCAATATCGATGATGGTCACAAAACATCCGCAATCGATGTCTTCCTGGAAGGACTGTCGCTGACGAATGGATATTTTCACTCCGAATCGGGGAGTATTTTTGAAGACAAAGGGGGAGCAATCTATAGTTCGGAAAATCTGACTGTGACACATAGCAGCTTCTCCGGGAACACCGCTCGGGAGGGGGGAGCGATTTTTCACTTAGGGGCCATGCTCACGGTCACACAGTCCGATTTTTTTGAGAACGAAGTCACAGCGTCTGGCGGTGCGATTTTCAATGAAGGAGGGCCGATGACCATCATTGAGTGTCATTTTTCTCTGAATCGGGCACTTGGAAATGGTGGAGGCGCCGTTCATCACGAAAGAACGTTTCCCTGGCAGCCTGAAGAAGAATTAGTTGTCATTTCAAACAGCGAATTCACAGGAAATCATGCCAAGTTTCATGGCGGTGCTTTTTTTATGAGAAATGGTGTGGCATCGGTCTCCGGGAGTCAGTTTACGGAGAATACGGCCGATTTTCCGGGAGGGGCCATCTGTAATATCTTTGGAACGCTGAGCGTTGAAGAGAGTACCTTCCTCCGAAATGCGACCGATTTTAGTGGCGGTGCGATCAATAGCAATGGTGATCTGACTGTGAGGGCGTCTACTTTTTCCAGGAACACGGCAAAAGTGAGTGGCGGCGCCATTTATGTTCAGGGGGCAGGCTTTTCAATATTTAACAGTACGATTTCTCGCAACGTGGCTGCCTCGACGGGAGGAGGGATCTTTTTTGCAGGCCACTCTCCATTCCTGGTGATGAACTCTACGATCATTCTGAACGAGTCCAAGCTTTCTGGAGCGGGCCTTTATCAATCTGGCGCTGAAACGGCAAGCATCACAAACACGATTATTGCAGGCAACAGCACCCCCTTTTTTACGAATACTCAAGTAGCAGGAAATTTTGTTGATAATTCCAACATCATCCAGGAGAGTAGCACAGGCTTACTCGATACGGTATTGAGAGACAACGGTGGACCCACTCAGACACATGCATTGCTTGCCGACAGTCCTGCCATCAATGCGGGTGACAATTCAGCCATCCTCAGTGCCGGGATTTTTACTGATCAGCGGGGGCTCGGTTATCCCAGGATCGTTGGGGGAACCGTTGATGTGGGCGCGTTCGAATATCTGGGATCGCACTTACTCGTCGACTCAGCCACGGATACCGATGACGGTGACTATTCCGTCGGGAATCTCTCGTTGAGGGAAGCGATTAAGCTGTCGAATGACTCAGCGACGACCGAGACCATTACGTTCGACGCCAGCCTGTTTGATCAGACGTTGATGCTGTTTAATGAGCTGGTGATTACCGATGACGTGACCATCATCGGACACGGCGCAGAGCATCTGACCCTCAGCGGCGATGGAACCCGCCGACTCTTTCGCATTGATGACGGCGATGCCGAGACTTCGATCAGTGTGGACTTGAGCGAATTCACGCTCACCAATGGTTTCGCCAACGTCACCAGTGGCGGTGCCATTCATAGTCTGGAAACCTTATCCATCTCTGATGTCCTGTTTACAGATAATCAGGCCAGTGTTTTCAGTGGTCCGATTCACGGCGGTAGCTATGGCGGGGCCATTTATAGTGCCGGCGACCTGACGGTGACGAACAGTACGTTTGTCCGCAACAGTGCAGACTGGTATGGGGGCGCCATTTACAGTACCGAGGGTTTGCTGTCGATTACCGGATGCGATTTCACAGAAAATCAAACGTCCTATTCGGGTGGAGCGATCCTGGTTCAAAATGGCGACCTGACTGTTTCTTCCAGTACGTTTACGGAAAACAGCAGTGATACCCTGGGCGGGGGGATTTACATCAAGGACGGGCTTTTAACCGTCAGCGATACGGTCTTTACAGAAAACAGTTCTGGCACCGGTGGTGCGATCTATCATCAGATCTCTTCGTCGTTCTCTCCGGTATTGACGGAATTGAGCATTACCAATTGTACCTTTCAGGGAAATACCGCTGAGTCACGCGGCGGGGCATTGCACTATTTATCGGATGTTCGATTTTATAGTTCATATCATAATGCCTATATCGAAGATTGTCTCTTTACAGAAAACAGTGCCAGTTCGGGAGGGAGCCTCTCTTTCGATGCCGAAAATGTCTTGGTTACTGGGTCCACATTTTTCAAAAACTCGGCAAGCTCTTACGGAGGAGCCGTCTATAGTGATTGCCGAAATTTAACGATCCAAAACAGTCTGTTCGAAAAGAATTCGACCAATAGTTCGGGTGGTGCGCTCTATATCTTCCGTGGTTCCCTGGTTCTTCAAAACAGTACCCTTTCTGGAAATACTGCGTTGGTCGTCGGTGGAGGCATCACGTTTTATCAAACGAGCGGGGCTTGGGAGATCGTTAATTCCACGTTGACCGGAAACGCGGCCGCCAGGGTTGGGGGGGGCATCTATTCGCTGCCCGGCTCGATGGGCACGATCAGCAATACGATTATTGCCGGAAATTCTGCGTCTTCTACTCCGCAAGTTATACCCTGGTTTACCAGAGTCAACAGCATCATTCAGGACAGTATCGAAGGTTTGCTTGATCCTGTGCTCAGAGACAATGGCGGCCTCACAAAAACGCATGCGTTGCTGCCGGGAAGTGCTGCCATCGATGGCGGCGACGATACCGCTCTTGAGAATGTGAATCTCTCCATTATCAATCGGAGAGAAGCTACCGATGACCAGCGCGGCACTGGGTTTGAACGTTTTGTGGGAGAGTCCATTGATATTGGTGCCTTCGAAGTCCAACATCCGTTCGCTCAGGTCGATTTGCGAATCGTCGACTCAAAGACTTCTACACAGATCAATGGAGAAAGCACTTCCCTCCCGGACAACCTGACCTGGATCGATGAATGGAGTGGTTTTTGGCTGGAAATCTGGATCAGCACACCCTCTACGACAGACCTCGGTCTGTTGTCTGCAGCAATGAATTTGAGTTACAACACAGCGATTACGACCGCCACCAGTATCGAATATGGTGCCGCGTTTACCGTGAATCAGACCGGAACGATCAATGATCTGACGGGCACGATTGAAAACCTGTCAGCAGAATCGAATCTGACCGATGCAGGAGACGATCAACGCGTGCTGTTTGCCCGCATCCGGTTTGAATCTACGACTGATGATGGCATCGATCTGGATCTGGCCGGTCAGATCCAGATCTCACAAAGTCCCGAGTTCAAAATTCACAACACGGAGATTCTGCTGACAGGCGGGGTTACCAGTGAAGAGGTCCATGGAGCTTCACCTGATACGCGGGTCTGGGCGAATCCTTATGATCTGGACGATAACGATGCGGTCAACATCCGCGATCTGGTTCTGTTTATCAACGTCTATAATTCAGATCCCCGAGTGTCGAATTCAGACTACTCCTGGTTCGCAGACCTGGATCAAAATAACAGCGTTAATTTCCGCGATCTGGTTTCTTTCATCGGGAACTATGGTAAGAGTAAAGCCCGTCAATCTACGATCAATTATCCTCAAAATTTCCCCAATGCCTGGAACAAACACCTGACTGTTGATCCTGTGCTGTTACCACAGGTGGATGCCAGACCCGTTGATCAGGCAGATGCAGAGTCAGTATTAGATGGTGTGGTTGAGTATCTCGAACCGCAACTGTCGACAGAGGACAATGAAAAACTGGCGCAGGTCAACATTGAAGTTGTTGATCTGGAAGATGGCGTTTTAAGTAATACCGTTCACGGCACAATCTATGTCGACGTCAATGCCGCCGGGTATGGCTGGTTTGTTGATGACACCCCCGGTGATAATAGTGAATTTTATTCTTCTGGTTTGCTTTCATTAACCTCTTTTCCTTTTAGCGACGCTCTCGGGAAGATCGATCTCTGGACCGTCATCATGCACGAACTCGGTCATCTGCTGGGTCATGAACACGAAACCGACGGCGTGATGCAGGATACTCTGGCGCCCAGTGTGCGTCGTCTGCCTGATTGGGCCGATGAGGCTGATTCCTTTTTCAGCGACCTGACAGAGGATACTGATCTCATCGCGTTTTAG
- a CDS encoding beta-propeller domain-containing protein, producing the protein MQTSTAARSVLRNLFPESRLLLSAMLMVVCCCILSSPVHAADDSAIKHSFLGVGKANRAVIVGEDGNVEWKFDMPASDGWVLPNGNVLLALYGTKEFPNGGVVEVDRKTKQILFQYKGRQKEISTVQSLSDGTFLVAELGPEPRAIIINRKGKILKSTPLQCQKQNAHMQTRMLRLLPNGNYIAPHLLDFAVKEYKPDTGEVVQVIATDERGREKRDWPFTAIRLKNGNTLIACTNGNRIIETDAAGKIVWSVTNADLGEPLFQDACGAQRLPNGNTVIASYRAKGDQVKLFEVTPEKKVVWRYSGMKSGFHHFQILTTNGKPVKENTWK; encoded by the coding sequence ATGCAAACCTCAACCGCCGCTCGCTCCGTTCTCCGAAATCTGTTTCCTGAATCACGCCTGTTGTTGTCGGCGATGCTAATGGTTGTCTGCTGTTGCATTTTATCCTCCCCGGTGCATGCAGCCGATGATTCTGCAATTAAGCATTCGTTTCTGGGTGTGGGCAAAGCCAATCGGGCGGTGATTGTCGGCGAGGACGGGAACGTGGAATGGAAATTCGACATGCCGGCCAGTGACGGCTGGGTTTTACCAAATGGCAATGTCCTGCTGGCGTTGTATGGTACTAAAGAATTTCCTAACGGCGGCGTGGTCGAAGTCGACCGGAAAACGAAACAGATTCTGTTCCAGTACAAAGGCCGCCAGAAAGAGATCAGCACCGTGCAATCTTTATCAGATGGTACCTTTCTGGTTGCCGAACTGGGGCCGGAACCGCGTGCGATCATCATCAATCGTAAAGGCAAGATTCTGAAGTCGACTCCCTTGCAGTGCCAGAAACAAAATGCGCATATGCAAACCCGTATGCTGCGTCTGTTGCCTAATGGCAATTATATCGCTCCGCATCTGCTCGACTTTGCTGTGAAAGAATACAAGCCGGATACCGGTGAAGTAGTGCAGGTGATCGCAACCGATGAACGGGGGCGCGAGAAACGGGACTGGCCTTTCACCGCCATTCGTTTAAAAAACGGCAACACATTAATCGCCTGCACGAACGGGAACCGCATCATCGAGACAGACGCCGCTGGCAAGATCGTGTGGAGCGTGACGAATGCAGATCTGGGAGAGCCGCTCTTCCAGGATGCCTGCGGTGCGCAGAGATTGCCGAACGGCAACACCGTGATCGCCAGCTATCGCGCCAAGGGAGATCAGGTAAAGTTATTCGAAGTCACTCCAGAAAAGAAAGTGGTCTGGCGTTACTCGGGGATGAAATCCGGGTTTCACCACTTTCAAATTCTGACCACCAACGGCAAACCAGTCAAAGAAAATACCTGGAAATAA
- a CDS encoding outer membrane protein assembly factor BamB family protein, producing MKSVSIFTWLVSVSVLSVLTGCSDSSVVALNDDTPQPKPLEMDRAISGVKEETTATPATEISTTNAVYNWPCWRGPDGTGISRETGLLHVFPESGPTILWQAKLGTGFSGLSIADGRLITLFGESGREIIVCFDANSGRKIWTVDSDADFAQGRSFGPRATPWIDGDRVYVVGASGMIFCLEVATGNKIWSFNIYDQFAMQQFVHEEGLSCSPVILENKLILLAGNSAFAFDKQNGELIWRACREKMNHTTPRVAYMERRSQLLVLTAENLISLDPQTGEEFWRHPQQAVNCASPVVGPDNQVFTAAAYGFGSQLVKLTGNSATQVYQNKELATHHATAVLFEGHLFGFHDRPGIFKCVAFHTGKEKWSSRSPGKGKLIIADGQMIIITETGELVLAPVSSDGFHPASQARVLKGTCYTAPALANGRLYVRSNQQLVCIDMKK from the coding sequence ATGAAATCCGTCAGCATTTTCACCTGGCTTGTATCTGTTTCAGTTCTGTCCGTCTTGACGGGCTGCTCTGATTCCTCGGTTGTCGCGTTGAACGATGATACTCCTCAACCAAAGCCACTGGAAATGGATCGGGCAATCAGCGGCGTGAAGGAAGAGACAACAGCCACGCCTGCAACGGAGATTTCCACAACTAACGCCGTCTATAATTGGCCGTGTTGGCGTGGTCCGGACGGAACCGGCATTTCCCGTGAAACCGGGCTGTTACACGTGTTTCCTGAATCAGGGCCGACCATTCTCTGGCAGGCAAAACTGGGAACAGGTTTCTCAGGACTGAGTATCGCCGATGGACGTCTCATTACCTTGTTCGGTGAAAGTGGGCGGGAAATAATTGTCTGCTTTGATGCAAACTCGGGTCGCAAAATCTGGACCGTAGATTCCGATGCCGATTTCGCGCAAGGGCGCAGCTTTGGACCACGGGCGACTCCCTGGATTGACGGCGATCGGGTCTACGTTGTCGGTGCCTCCGGTATGATTTTTTGTCTTGAAGTAGCCACCGGGAATAAAATCTGGTCTTTTAATATTTACGACCAGTTTGCAATGCAGCAGTTTGTGCATGAAGAAGGGCTCTCCTGTTCGCCAGTGATTTTGGAGAACAAGCTGATTCTTCTCGCGGGTAATTCTGCTTTTGCATTTGATAAACAAAATGGGGAACTGATCTGGCGCGCGTGTCGGGAGAAGATGAATCACACCACACCTCGAGTGGCATACATGGAAAGACGCTCCCAACTGCTGGTTTTGACGGCAGAAAATCTCATCAGCCTTGATCCTCAAACCGGCGAGGAATTCTGGCGTCACCCGCAACAGGCTGTGAATTGCGCATCCCCGGTTGTGGGCCCCGACAATCAGGTTTTTACTGCCGCCGCTTACGGGTTTGGTAGCCAACTGGTCAAACTCACTGGCAACTCTGCAACACAGGTCTATCAGAATAAAGAGCTGGCAACACATCACGCGACCGCTGTTTTATTCGAAGGACACTTGTTTGGGTTCCATGATCGCCCCGGCATCTTTAAATGTGTCGCGTTTCACACTGGAAAAGAGAAATGGTCTTCTCGCTCACCGGGTAAAGGAAAATTGATTATCGCGGACGGGCAGATGATCATCATTACTGAAACCGGAGAACTGGTTTTGGCACCAGTCTCTTCCGATGGTTTTCACCCCGCATCCCAAGCCCGGGTCCTTAAAGGGACGTGCTATACCGCCCCTGCACTGGCCAATGGCAGACTCTATGTGCGCAGTAATCAGCAACTGGTCTGCATTGACATGAAGAAATAA